A single region of the Zootoca vivipara chromosome 2, rZooViv1.1, whole genome shotgun sequence genome encodes:
- the AATK gene encoding serine/threonine-protein kinase LMTK1 isoform X5, producing MLACLCCKKGGIGFKSWRSESREKRLRMVLRCLPCTGASTVPKTACNVELGNPGQPSPCPLTKEFDNAEGEEYASEFSAQGSPATQNGPEVYILPLTEVSLPMSRQPGRSVQLLKSTDLGRHSLLYLKEIGHGWFGKVFLGEVNAGLSSTQVVVKELKASASVQDQMQFLEEAQPYRALQHTNLLQCLAQCAEVTPYLLVMEFCPLGDLKGYLRSCHGAEALAPDPLTLQRMACEVSCGLMHLHRNNYVHSDLALRNCLLTADLTVKIGDYGLSHCKYKDDYFVTADQLWVPLRWVAPELIDEVHGNLLIVDQTKTSNIWSLGVTIWELFELGSQPYCHYSDRQVLTYAIKEQQLKLPKPQLPLSLSDRWYEVMQFCWLQPEQRPTAEEVHLLLSYLCAKGASEAEEEFERRWNSMKPGGGGGGGGGGSGSSHVGVELSSFPLLEHFSNDGDDVLTVMETSHGLNFEYKWDQGKTEHLPASAMSPRDAARYHELYYAASSSSGRGDGKHLSLGVSPSCYECKVQGCPGLHTPGVVPVLSAHSPSLNSEYYIRIEEAASEGSGTDLDYTMCSYSPEFGRPSHWKAKEGCYESNSSPTVSLTMEPLLGHSGAHGDSGHWEPPDYYSYGGQGGKEASPYYEASLKDGPEDYLLEEHGASEWPVAAPQKSIFADPLGASPSVGYAYKEEAAVADSVTLELGEEEEEEEEEEEEENSCGSPGSEGDENNGSPSSSKHWTSNTSANNNSCHLLPPCEPPAKDSWCYRHMITFQGLMAEPLCTVPHDGPTLGIEDLRAALLGEERVVSSHTGSPCLDTDLLLEERASAEVASVEIGVGEAMNPLTESGVECLLAATTPPPPGDTDSVASVLEPVSNTDIGDATVPEEEAPGTEEDPIVVEEASAECSPKVPREINVDSGKNTTTSEQDRTPDKTVSSASFPDLDEASDEDTAELTSGVFTDFPVDCTERQDVIVTLKSLQKQVETPDSLESLDIPSTTSSCEAFSPTAYVPSSQPKALDSGYDTENYESPEFVLKEPHEPREPEAFTQLEKAPDGPEGPAKQLSLSNSFSAELQGLDEKNPYRDSAYFSDYDTEGGTREDGEGDSDGSEGHEPELPQADRELGKDPDQNSAGESRPTFLEPTCPQEDAMGCTFPPATSGQGTGTSLSQELVVNGVTVAELDSSRGKSDGAAAVPQVPSPATRSFFLSPVVVSPDVPNGACEGDAGSGSSAVARAAEEPGEGQERCCHGEQPQSGPGLSLDLSAAPSRHPSVPADLEEEEDDTEDSDESDEELRCYNIQDQSEESEEELPTVPIVVAESHSARNLRSLLKMPSLLVETFCDDLERKKKAVSFIEDVTVYLFDQESPTKELAEHPFPGVTEPPVAPPVHKDSNGSPSPAERTDAPSSSSEGSTSEESKGGGFEWEDDFPLMPVKASVMPSLTSVAPEPALPGLPPTLVPAQKQVLPIQFSRFTVSPAPVSRFSITHVTDSGAGSVGGKVHSGSRRRGPIEKG from the exons ATGTTGGCCTGTCTGTGCTGCAAGAAGGGGGGCATTGGCTTCAAG AGCTGGAGAAGCGAATCCCGGGAGAAGAGGCTGAGGATGGTTTTGAGGTGTCTGCCCTGCACGGGGGCCAGCACAGTGCCAAAAACAGCCTGTAATGTAGAACTGGGGAACCCTGGGcagccctccccctgccccctgacCAAG gaattTGATAATGCCGAGGGAGAAGAGTACGCTAGTGAATTCTCAGCCCAGGGCTCACCCGCTACCCAGAATGGCCCAGAAGTTTACATTCTGCCTCTCACCGAAGTCTCCTTGCCCATGTCCAGGCAACCTGGGCGCTCAG TGCAGCTGCTCAAATCCACCGACCTGGGACGCCATAGCCTGCTGTACCTCAAGGAAATTGGCCATGGATGGTTTGGCAAG GTGTTCCTCGGTGAGGTGAATGCAGGGCTGAGCAGCACTCAGGTGGTAGTGAAGGAACTCAAAGCCAGTGCCAGCGTTCAAGATCAGATGCAGTTCCTGGAAGAGGCCCAGCCTTACAG GGCGCTCCAGCATACCAATCTCCTGCAGTGCCTGGCCCAGTGTGCAGAAGTGACGCCCTACCTGCTGGTGATGGAGTTCTGCCCATTG GGTGACCTGAAGGGCTACCTGCGGAGCTGCCATGGGGCCGAGGCACTGGCACCGGACCCTCTCACCTTGCAGCGTATGGCCTGCGAGGTGTCCTGCGGCCTGATGCATCTTCACCGCAACAACTACGTGCACAG TGACCTGGCGCTGCGGAACTGCTTACTCACGGCTGACCTGACAGTCAAAATCGGCGACTACGGCCTCTCTCACTGCAAATACAAA GATGACTACTTTGTGACCGCTGACCAACTGTGGGTACCCCTGCGCTGGGTGGCACCTGAACTCATCGACGAGGTGCATGGCAACCTGCTTATTGTTGACCAGACCAAGACAAGCAATATCTG GTCCTTGGGCGTGACCATCTGGGAGCTCTTTGAACTGGGCAGCCAGCCCTACTGCCACTACTCAGACCGGCAGGTGCTCACCTACGCCATCAAGGAGCAGCAGCTTAAACTTCCTAAGCCACAGCTCCCACTCTCACTGTCTGACCGCTG GTACGAGGTGATGCAGTTTTGCTGGCTGCAGCCAGAGCAGCGCCCCACTGCTGAGGAGGTGCACCTCCTGCTCTCGTACCTGTGCGCCAAGGGAGCGTCAGAGGCTGAGGAGGAGTTTGAGCGGCGCTGGAACTCCATGAAgcctggtggaggaggaggaggaggaggaggcggctcaGGCTCCAGCCATGTGGGCGTTGAGCTCTCGTCCTTCCCCCTGCTGGAACATTTCTCCAACGATGGCGATGACGTCCTGACTGTCATGGAGACGAGCCACGGCCTGAACTTTGAGTACAAGTGGGACCAAGGGAAGACTGAGCACCTGCCGGCCTCGGCCATGAGCCCTCGCGACGCCGCGCGTTACCACGAGCTCTACTAtgccgccagcagcagcagcggaagaGGGGACGGCAAGCACCTCAGCCTGGGGGTCTCGCCCTCCTGCTACGAGTGCAAAGTGCAGGGCTGCCCCGGCCTGCACACGCCAGGTGTGGTGCCCGTGCTGAGCGCCCACAGCCCCTCCCTGAACAGCGAGTACTACATCCGCATCGAGGAGGCGGCCTCCGAGGGCAGCGGGACGGACCTAGACTACACCATGTGCTCCTACAGCCCGGAGTTTGGCCGCCCCTCCCACTGGAAAGCCAAGGAGGGCTGCTACGAGTCGAACAGCAGCCCCACCGTCTCGCTCACCATGGAGCCCCTGCTGGGGCATTCTGGTGCACATGGGGACAGTGGCCACTGGGAGCCCCCTGACTACTACTCCTATGGAGGGCAAGGGGGCAAGGAGGCCTCGCCGTACTATGAGGCCTCCCTGAAAGACGGCCCCGAGGACTACCTGCTCGAGGAGCATGGGGCTTCCGAGTGGCCTGTGGCAGCGCCGCAGAAAAGCATATTTGCTGACCCGCTTGGTGCTTCGCCCTCGGTGGGCTACGCCTACAAGGAGGAGGCCGCAGTGGCAGACTCGGTCACTCTGgaactgggagaggaggaggaggaagaggaggaggaggaggaggaggagaactcgTGTGGCAGCCCAGGGAGCGAAGGGGATGAGAACAACGGGTCCCCTTCCTCTAGCAAGCACTGGACGTCCAACACCTCCGCCAATAACAACAGCTGCCACCTGCTGCCGCCGTGTGAGCCACCTGCCAAAGACAGCTGGTGCTACCGCCACATGATCACTTTCCAGGGACTCATGGCAGAGCCGCTGTGTACTGTACCCCATGATGGCCCCACGCTAGGCATCGAGGACCTGCGAGCGGCCCTTCTGGGCGAGGAGCGGGTGGTATCATCTCATACGGGCTCCCCCTGTCTGGACACCGACTTGCTGTTAGAGGAACGAGCGTCAGCCGAGGTTGCCAGCGTAGAGATCGGCGTAGGCGAAGCCATGAATCCCTTGACCGAGAGCGGGGTGGAGTGCCTCCTGGCTGCCACCACTCCACCACCACCAGGGGACACGGATTCAGTGGCATCAGTGCTGGAACCCGTCAGCAACACAGACATAGGGGATGCCACTGTGCCAGAGGAGGAGGCACCGGGAACTGAGGAAGACCCCATCGTGGTGGAAGAGGCCTCAGCCGAATGCTCACCCAAGGTGCCGCGAGAGATCAACGTGGACAGCGGCAAGAACACCACGACCAGTGAGCAGGACAGGACGCCAGACAAGACAGTTTCGAGCGCCAGCTTCCCTGACTTGGATGAGGCCAGCGACGAGGACACGGCTGAACTCACATCCGGGGTCTTCACTGACTTCCCAGTTGATTGTACCGAGCGGCAGGACGTCATAGTCACCCTCAAGTCCTTGCAGAAGCAGGTGGAGACCCCTGACTCGCTGGAGTCGCTGGACATCCCCTCCACCACCAGCTCCTGCGAGGCGTTCAGCCCCACAGCCTACGTGCCCTCGAGCCAGCCTAAAGCCTTAGACAGCGGCTACGACACAGAGAACTACGAGTCGCCTGAATTTGTCCTGAAGGAGCCTCACGAGCCACGGGAGCCCGAGGCCTTCACCCAGCTAGAAAAGGCACCAGACGGCCCCGAGGGCCCAGCCAAACAGCTGAGCCTCTCCAACTCCTTCAGCGCTGAGCTGCAGGGCTTAGACGAGAAGAACCCTTACCGTGACTCGGCCTACTTCTCCGACTACGATACTGAAGGGGGGACTCGGGAGGACGGGGAAGGGGACAGTGATGGTTCTGAGGGGCACGAGCCAGAGCTCCCCCAGGCGGACAGAGAGTTGGGGAAGGACCCCGACCAAAATAGTGCAGGCGAGTCTCGGCCTACTTTCCTTGAGCCCACTTGCCCACAGGAAGACGCCATGGGGTGTACCTTTCCTCCAGCGACTAGCGGCCAGGGCACGGGGACAAGCCTGTCACAAGAGCTGGTAGTGAATGGAGTCACTGTTGCTGAGCTGGACTCATCCAGAGGCAAGAGTGATGGGGCTGCTGCCGTGCCCCAGGTGCCGTCCCCCGCCACCAGGTCCTTTTTCTTGTCGCCTGTGGTTGTGAGTCCCGATGTGCCGAATGGGGCTTGCGAGGGAGATGCGGGGTCGGGGAGCAGTGCAGTGGCAAGGGCAGCAGAGGAACCTGGGGAAGGGCAGGAACGATGCTGCCATGGCGAGCAGCCCCAGAGCGGCCCTGGGCTCTCGCTGGACCTTTCAGCGGCACCCTCTCGGCATCCATCTGTCCCCGCCGAccttgaggaagaggaggacgacACGGAGGACAGCGATGAGTCAGACGAGGAGCTGCGGTGCTACAACATCCAGGACCAGAGTGAGGAGAGCGAGGAGGAGCTGCCCACTGTGCCCATTGTGGTGGCCGAGAGCCACAGTGCCCGCAACCTGCGCAGCCTGCTCAAGATGCCCAGCCTGCTGGTGGAGACCTTCTGCGATGACCTGGAACGCAAGAAGAAAGCGGTCTCCTTCATCGAAGATGTCACCGTCTACCTCTTTGACCAG GAAAGCCCCACGAAGGAACTGGCAGAGCATCCTTTCCCGGGAGTAACAGAACCTCCTGTGGCACCACCTGTGCATAAGGACAGCAACGGTTCCCCAAGCCCAGCAGAGAGAACAGATGCACCCAGCAGTTCCTCGGAAGGGAGCACCTCTGAAGAGAGTAAGG GTGGTGGTTTTGAGTGGGAAGATGACTTCCCCCTTATGCCAGTGAAAGCATCCGTCATGCCATCGTTGACGTCAGTGGCACCTGAGCCTGCCCTCCCCGGACTGCCACCCACACTCGTGCCAGCTCAGAAGCAGGTGCTACCCATCCAGTTTTCACGCTTCACAGTCTCACCTGCCCCCGTGTCGAGGTTCTCCATCACACACGTCACTGATTCGGGCGCCGGGTCTGTAGGAGGTAAGGTGCATTCAGGTAGCAGAAGAAGGGGGCCCATTGAGAAGGGGTGA
- the AATK gene encoding serine/threonine-protein kinase LMTK1 isoform X7, which yields MEFDNAEGEEYASEFSAQGSPATQNGPEVYILPLTEVSLPMSRQPGRSVQLLKSTDLGRHSLLYLKEIGHGWFGKVFLGEVNAGLSSTQVVVKELKASASVQDQMQFLEEAQPYRALQHTNLLQCLAQCAEVTPYLLVMEFCPLGDLKGYLRSCHGAEALAPDPLTLQRMACEVSCGLMHLHRNNYVHSDLALRNCLLTADLTVKIGDYGLSHCKYKDDYFVTADQLWVPLRWVAPELIDEVHGNLLIVDQTKTSNIWSLGVTIWELFELGSQPYCHYSDRQVLTYAIKEQQLKLPKPQLPLSLSDRWYEVMQFCWLQPEQRPTAEEVHLLLSYLCAKGASEAEEEFERRWNSMKPGGGGGGGGGGSGSSHVGVELSSFPLLEHFSNDGDDVLTVMETSHGLNFEYKWDQGKTEHLPASAMSPRDAARYHELYYAASSSSGRGDGKHLSLGVSPSCYECKVQGCPGLHTPGVVPVLSAHSPSLNSEYYIRIEEAASEGSGTDLDYTMCSYSPEFGRPSHWKAKEGCYESNSSPTVSLTMEPLLGHSGAHGDSGHWEPPDYYSYGGQGGKEASPYYEASLKDGPEDYLLEEHGASEWPVAAPQKSIFADPLGASPSVGYAYKEEAAVADSVTLELGEEEEEEEEEEEEENSCGSPGSEGDENNGSPSSSKHWTSNTSANNNSCHLLPPCEPPAKDSWCYRHMITFQGLMAEPLCTVPHDGPTLGIEDLRAALLGEERVVSSHTGSPCLDTDLLLEERASAEVASVEIGVGEAMNPLTESGVECLLAATTPPPPGDTDSVASVLEPVSNTDIGDATVPEEEAPGTEEDPIVVEEASAECSPKVPREINVDSGKNTTTSEQDRTPDKTVSSASFPDLDEASDEDTAELTSGVFTDFPVDCTERQDVIVTLKSLQKQVETPDSLESLDIPSTTSSCEAFSPTAYVPSSQPKALDSGYDTENYESPEFVLKEPHEPREPEAFTQLEKAPDGPEGPAKQLSLSNSFSAELQGLDEKNPYRDSAYFSDYDTEGGTREDGEGDSDGSEGHEPELPQADRELGKDPDQNSAGESRPTFLEPTCPQEDAMGCTFPPATSGQGTGTSLSQELVVNGVTVAELDSSRGKSDGAAAVPQVPSPATRSFFLSPVVVSPDVPNGACEGDAGSGSSAVARAAEEPGEGQERCCHGEQPQSGPGLSLDLSAAPSRHPSVPADLEEEEDDTEDSDESDEELRCYNIQDQSEESEEELPTVPIVVAESHSARNLRSLLKMPSLLVETFCDDLERKKKAVSFIEDVTVYLFDQESPTKELAEHPFPGVTEPPVAPPVHKDSNGSPSPAERTDAPSSSSEGSTSEESKGGGFEWEDDFPLMPVKASVMPSLTSVAPEPALPGLPPTLVPAQKQVLPIQFSRFTVSPAPVSRFSITHVTDSGAGSVGGKVHSGSRRRGPIEKG from the exons gaattTGATAATGCCGAGGGAGAAGAGTACGCTAGTGAATTCTCAGCCCAGGGCTCACCCGCTACCCAGAATGGCCCAGAAGTTTACATTCTGCCTCTCACCGAAGTCTCCTTGCCCATGTCCAGGCAACCTGGGCGCTCAG TGCAGCTGCTCAAATCCACCGACCTGGGACGCCATAGCCTGCTGTACCTCAAGGAAATTGGCCATGGATGGTTTGGCAAG GTGTTCCTCGGTGAGGTGAATGCAGGGCTGAGCAGCACTCAGGTGGTAGTGAAGGAACTCAAAGCCAGTGCCAGCGTTCAAGATCAGATGCAGTTCCTGGAAGAGGCCCAGCCTTACAG GGCGCTCCAGCATACCAATCTCCTGCAGTGCCTGGCCCAGTGTGCAGAAGTGACGCCCTACCTGCTGGTGATGGAGTTCTGCCCATTG GGTGACCTGAAGGGCTACCTGCGGAGCTGCCATGGGGCCGAGGCACTGGCACCGGACCCTCTCACCTTGCAGCGTATGGCCTGCGAGGTGTCCTGCGGCCTGATGCATCTTCACCGCAACAACTACGTGCACAG TGACCTGGCGCTGCGGAACTGCTTACTCACGGCTGACCTGACAGTCAAAATCGGCGACTACGGCCTCTCTCACTGCAAATACAAA GATGACTACTTTGTGACCGCTGACCAACTGTGGGTACCCCTGCGCTGGGTGGCACCTGAACTCATCGACGAGGTGCATGGCAACCTGCTTATTGTTGACCAGACCAAGACAAGCAATATCTG GTCCTTGGGCGTGACCATCTGGGAGCTCTTTGAACTGGGCAGCCAGCCCTACTGCCACTACTCAGACCGGCAGGTGCTCACCTACGCCATCAAGGAGCAGCAGCTTAAACTTCCTAAGCCACAGCTCCCACTCTCACTGTCTGACCGCTG GTACGAGGTGATGCAGTTTTGCTGGCTGCAGCCAGAGCAGCGCCCCACTGCTGAGGAGGTGCACCTCCTGCTCTCGTACCTGTGCGCCAAGGGAGCGTCAGAGGCTGAGGAGGAGTTTGAGCGGCGCTGGAACTCCATGAAgcctggtggaggaggaggaggaggaggaggcggctcaGGCTCCAGCCATGTGGGCGTTGAGCTCTCGTCCTTCCCCCTGCTGGAACATTTCTCCAACGATGGCGATGACGTCCTGACTGTCATGGAGACGAGCCACGGCCTGAACTTTGAGTACAAGTGGGACCAAGGGAAGACTGAGCACCTGCCGGCCTCGGCCATGAGCCCTCGCGACGCCGCGCGTTACCACGAGCTCTACTAtgccgccagcagcagcagcggaagaGGGGACGGCAAGCACCTCAGCCTGGGGGTCTCGCCCTCCTGCTACGAGTGCAAAGTGCAGGGCTGCCCCGGCCTGCACACGCCAGGTGTGGTGCCCGTGCTGAGCGCCCACAGCCCCTCCCTGAACAGCGAGTACTACATCCGCATCGAGGAGGCGGCCTCCGAGGGCAGCGGGACGGACCTAGACTACACCATGTGCTCCTACAGCCCGGAGTTTGGCCGCCCCTCCCACTGGAAAGCCAAGGAGGGCTGCTACGAGTCGAACAGCAGCCCCACCGTCTCGCTCACCATGGAGCCCCTGCTGGGGCATTCTGGTGCACATGGGGACAGTGGCCACTGGGAGCCCCCTGACTACTACTCCTATGGAGGGCAAGGGGGCAAGGAGGCCTCGCCGTACTATGAGGCCTCCCTGAAAGACGGCCCCGAGGACTACCTGCTCGAGGAGCATGGGGCTTCCGAGTGGCCTGTGGCAGCGCCGCAGAAAAGCATATTTGCTGACCCGCTTGGTGCTTCGCCCTCGGTGGGCTACGCCTACAAGGAGGAGGCCGCAGTGGCAGACTCGGTCACTCTGgaactgggagaggaggaggaggaagaggaggaggaggaggaggaggagaactcgTGTGGCAGCCCAGGGAGCGAAGGGGATGAGAACAACGGGTCCCCTTCCTCTAGCAAGCACTGGACGTCCAACACCTCCGCCAATAACAACAGCTGCCACCTGCTGCCGCCGTGTGAGCCACCTGCCAAAGACAGCTGGTGCTACCGCCACATGATCACTTTCCAGGGACTCATGGCAGAGCCGCTGTGTACTGTACCCCATGATGGCCCCACGCTAGGCATCGAGGACCTGCGAGCGGCCCTTCTGGGCGAGGAGCGGGTGGTATCATCTCATACGGGCTCCCCCTGTCTGGACACCGACTTGCTGTTAGAGGAACGAGCGTCAGCCGAGGTTGCCAGCGTAGAGATCGGCGTAGGCGAAGCCATGAATCCCTTGACCGAGAGCGGGGTGGAGTGCCTCCTGGCTGCCACCACTCCACCACCACCAGGGGACACGGATTCAGTGGCATCAGTGCTGGAACCCGTCAGCAACACAGACATAGGGGATGCCACTGTGCCAGAGGAGGAGGCACCGGGAACTGAGGAAGACCCCATCGTGGTGGAAGAGGCCTCAGCCGAATGCTCACCCAAGGTGCCGCGAGAGATCAACGTGGACAGCGGCAAGAACACCACGACCAGTGAGCAGGACAGGACGCCAGACAAGACAGTTTCGAGCGCCAGCTTCCCTGACTTGGATGAGGCCAGCGACGAGGACACGGCTGAACTCACATCCGGGGTCTTCACTGACTTCCCAGTTGATTGTACCGAGCGGCAGGACGTCATAGTCACCCTCAAGTCCTTGCAGAAGCAGGTGGAGACCCCTGACTCGCTGGAGTCGCTGGACATCCCCTCCACCACCAGCTCCTGCGAGGCGTTCAGCCCCACAGCCTACGTGCCCTCGAGCCAGCCTAAAGCCTTAGACAGCGGCTACGACACAGAGAACTACGAGTCGCCTGAATTTGTCCTGAAGGAGCCTCACGAGCCACGGGAGCCCGAGGCCTTCACCCAGCTAGAAAAGGCACCAGACGGCCCCGAGGGCCCAGCCAAACAGCTGAGCCTCTCCAACTCCTTCAGCGCTGAGCTGCAGGGCTTAGACGAGAAGAACCCTTACCGTGACTCGGCCTACTTCTCCGACTACGATACTGAAGGGGGGACTCGGGAGGACGGGGAAGGGGACAGTGATGGTTCTGAGGGGCACGAGCCAGAGCTCCCCCAGGCGGACAGAGAGTTGGGGAAGGACCCCGACCAAAATAGTGCAGGCGAGTCTCGGCCTACTTTCCTTGAGCCCACTTGCCCACAGGAAGACGCCATGGGGTGTACCTTTCCTCCAGCGACTAGCGGCCAGGGCACGGGGACAAGCCTGTCACAAGAGCTGGTAGTGAATGGAGTCACTGTTGCTGAGCTGGACTCATCCAGAGGCAAGAGTGATGGGGCTGCTGCCGTGCCCCAGGTGCCGTCCCCCGCCACCAGGTCCTTTTTCTTGTCGCCTGTGGTTGTGAGTCCCGATGTGCCGAATGGGGCTTGCGAGGGAGATGCGGGGTCGGGGAGCAGTGCAGTGGCAAGGGCAGCAGAGGAACCTGGGGAAGGGCAGGAACGATGCTGCCATGGCGAGCAGCCCCAGAGCGGCCCTGGGCTCTCGCTGGACCTTTCAGCGGCACCCTCTCGGCATCCATCTGTCCCCGCCGAccttgaggaagaggaggacgacACGGAGGACAGCGATGAGTCAGACGAGGAGCTGCGGTGCTACAACATCCAGGACCAGAGTGAGGAGAGCGAGGAGGAGCTGCCCACTGTGCCCATTGTGGTGGCCGAGAGCCACAGTGCCCGCAACCTGCGCAGCCTGCTCAAGATGCCCAGCCTGCTGGTGGAGACCTTCTGCGATGACCTGGAACGCAAGAAGAAAGCGGTCTCCTTCATCGAAGATGTCACCGTCTACCTCTTTGACCAG GAAAGCCCCACGAAGGAACTGGCAGAGCATCCTTTCCCGGGAGTAACAGAACCTCCTGTGGCACCACCTGTGCATAAGGACAGCAACGGTTCCCCAAGCCCAGCAGAGAGAACAGATGCACCCAGCAGTTCCTCGGAAGGGAGCACCTCTGAAGAGAGTAAGG GTGGTGGTTTTGAGTGGGAAGATGACTTCCCCCTTATGCCAGTGAAAGCATCCGTCATGCCATCGTTGACGTCAGTGGCACCTGAGCCTGCCCTCCCCGGACTGCCACCCACACTCGTGCCAGCTCAGAAGCAGGTGCTACCCATCCAGTTTTCACGCTTCACAGTCTCACCTGCCCCCGTGTCGAGGTTCTCCATCACACACGTCACTGATTCGGGCGCCGGGTCTGTAGGAGGTAAGGTGCATTCAGGTAGCAGAAGAAGGGGGCCCATTGAGAAGGGGTGA